Within the Longimicrobium sp. genome, the region CGGCTCGAAGACCGAGCTCAGCATCTCGCGCGGGATGCCGGGGCCGGTGTCCGTCACGCGCAAAAAGACGCGGTCCGCCACCTCCGCGCGAAAGCCGGTGTCCACCACGACGCGGCCGCCGTCGGGGGTGAACTTGGCGGCGTTCCCCAGCAGGTTCAGGATGATCTGCTGCGCCTTGTCGCGGTCCGCGCGCGCCACCTCGGCGTCGGAGATGCGGACCTCGAAGGCGATCCCCTTGGCGGCGAGCTGCGGCTCCACCATCGGCGTGACGGCGGCCACCATCTCCGCGATGGACGCGTCCTCGATCACGTACTCCACGCGCCCCGCCTCGATGCGCGCCAGGTTCAGCACGTCGTTGATCAGCCGCAGCAGGTGCCGCTGGGCGCGGTCGATGCGGCTGAGCGCCTCGGTCTGCTCCGGCGTGATGGGGCCGTGGATCCCCATCTCCATGAGCTGCACGTAGCCGCCGATGGCGTTGAGCGGCGTGCGGAGCTCGTGGCTCATCACCGCCAAAAAGGTGCTCTTGGCCTGGTTCGCCTCGTCGGCCCGCGCGCGCTGCCGCTCCAGCTCCGTGGTGCGCTCCAGCAGCACGAGGTTGGCCTCGCGGAGCTCCTCGGACTGCACCTGCATCTCGATCGCCTGCTCCTCCAGCGTCTGGTGCTGCAGCTCCAGCTCCAGCGCCTGGGACTCCAGCATCTCGTTGGCCTCCTGCAGCTCGTCGGAGCGGAGCTGGAGGGCGGCGCCGGCCTCCTCGGCGGCGCGGCGGGCAAGGAGCAGCTCGTTCTCGAACTTCTCGCGCTCGCTCACGCGCAGGAAGGCGCAGTCGTTGGCGAAGCCGCCGCCGCGCGGCCGCCGCAGCGCGTTCGCCAGCACCCCGATCGGCTCGCCGCGCCTGGAGCGGAGGATCAGGTAGATCTCGTCTGCCCGGCCGTGGAGCGTGACGAGCGGAAAGAAGTGCGTCTGGTAGAAGATGCGGGCGCCCATCCCCAGCAGCGTCTCGAAGGGGCGCCCCACCAGCTCGCCCCGCTCGTAGCCCAGCATGGAGAGCGCGGTGGAGTTGACGACGGTGATGGTGCCGTCGTCGGCGAACGAGACGAAGCCGAACGGCGCGCCGTCCAGCATCTCCTCGGGCACACCCTCCATCCGCGCCTCCATCCGCACCGTCAAGCCGGCTGGGCCTGCAGGTAATCGCGAATCAGCTCCACCGTCTCCTCCGGATGGCTCATGTGCGGGCAGTGGCCGGTGGCCTTCATCACGCGCAGCGTGCTCCCCGGCATGCTGCGGTGCACGTACTCACCCACCTCGGGCGGCGCGATCATGTCGTCCGTGCACTGCATCACCAGCGCGGGGATGCGCACGCGCCGCAGGTCGTCGCGGTTGTCCGCGAAGAAGGTGGCCTCGGCGAAGCGCCGCGCGATCTTGGGATCGGTGGAGCAGAAGCTCGCGGTCAGCTCCTCGCCCAGCTCCGGCCGGTCGGCGTTCTTGATGATGGCCGGCGCCAGGAACGATGCCCACCCGATGTAGTTGCGGTCCATCATCTCCAGCAGCCCCTCGATGTCCGCGCGCTCGAAGCCGCCCACGTAGTCCGGCGCCTCGTTCACGTAGCGCGGCGACGGGCCGATCAGGACGAGCCTGGCGAAGCGGTCCGGCTCTTGGTTGGCGGCCAGCACCGCCACCATGCTGCTCACCGAGTGCCCCACCAGCACCACGTCGCGCAGGTCGAGCGCCTGGCAGACTTCCAGCACGTCCTGCGCGTAGCCTTCCAGCGTGGAGTAGCGGTTCGCGTCGTACGCCGCCAGGTCGCTCTGGCCGGAGCCCACGTAATCGAAGAGGACGATGCGGTAATCGTCTTCGAAGGCGGGCGTCACGTAGCGCCACATGTTCTGGTCGCACCCGAAGCCGTGCGCGAACAGCATGGGCTGCGTGCCGCGGCCGAATACCTTGACGTTGTTGCGCGAAAGGACGTCCATGGGCCTCGGGAGGTGCGGGTTTCGCGAACGCGCCGTGCGGCGTCCACATTCAAATATAACGCCGCGGGTGCGATTCCGAACCGCGCCGCGTCTCAGTCCCTCGTTTTCGGCCAAACTGCACCATATGAAACCCCCCTCCCCCCAGGCGGTTTTGGGGGAGGGGGATGCGTCGCGGAGCGACGCTGGGGGAGAGGGCCTCAGGACGCGTTCATCACCACCACGGGGCACGCCGCGTTGTTCAGCACCCGCTCCACGCGCGGCCCCAGGAAGAGGCGGTCGGACGCGGGCCGCAGGTCGGTGCCCAGCACCACCAGGTCGATCCCGTCGCGCGCCAGCTCCAGGATGACGGCCTCCGGGTTGGCGCCGGTGCGCACTTCGGTGTGCGTGCGCACGCCCAGCGCCTCGCCCATGATGCAGAGCTGGTCCACGATGGCCTTCGCCGACTCCATCTGCCGGCGCATCTCCTCGCCGCCCAGGTCCAGGCGGCGTGCCCCCTCGCGCGCCTCCACCACGTTCAGCACCATCACCTCGCGCCCCTCGCCCAGCGCCAGCGCGAATGCGACGTCGGCGGCGGCGCGCGAGGCCGTGGAGCCGTTGGTGGGAAGGAGGATGCGGCGCGGCGGCCAGTTCTCCTCGCCCAGCCGGCCCTTCACCACCATGGTGGGGCAGGGGGCCATGCGCAGGAGGTAGTCGACCATGGGGTCGAAGAGCTCCTCCTTGCCCTGGGAGTCGGCGGGGGCGCCCAGCAGGATCAGGTCGTAGTCGTTCTCCGCCTCGGCCAGGATCGCCTTGGCGATGTCCTTCCCCTCCACCACCTTGGACGTGAGCTCCGTGCCGGGGAACGACTCGGCAACGCGCCGCAGGAACTCCTCGCTCGCCGCCCGGTCGCACTCCTCCACCACGGTGAAGAGGGTGACCGCCACGGCGCTGCGCTCGCGCATCTGCTGGATCAGCTCGGCCTCCAGGCGGAAGAGCGAGCGCCGCTCCCCCTGGCGGCAGCGCACGGGCACCAGCACGCGCTTCACCCCC harbors:
- a CDS encoding alpha/beta hydrolase, with the protein product MDVLSRNNVKVFGRGTQPMLFAHGFGCDQNMWRYVTPAFEDDYRIVLFDYVGSGQSDLAAYDANRYSTLEGYAQDVLEVCQALDLRDVVLVGHSVSSMVAVLAANQEPDRFARLVLIGPSPRYVNEAPDYVGGFERADIEGLLEMMDRNYIGWASFLAPAIIKNADRPELGEELTASFCSTDPKIARRFAEATFFADNRDDLRRVRIPALVMQCTDDMIAPPEVGEYVHRSMPGSTLRVMKATGHCPHMSHPEETVELIRDYLQAQPA
- a CDS encoding ATP-binding protein produces the protein MRMEARMEGVPEEMLDGAPFGFVSFADDGTITVVNSTALSMLGYERGELVGRPFETLLGMGARIFYQTHFFPLVTLHGRADEIYLILRSRRGEPIGVLANALRRPRGGGFANDCAFLRVSEREKFENELLLARRAAEEAGAALQLRSDELQEANEMLESQALELELQHQTLEEQAIEMQVQSEELREANLVLLERTTELERQRARADEANQAKSTFLAVMSHELRTPLNAIGGYVQLMEMGIHGPITPEQTEALSRIDRAQRHLLRLINDVLNLARIEAGRVEYVIEDASIAEMVAAVTPMVEPQLAAKGIAFEVRISDAEVARADRDKAQQIILNLLGNAAKFTPDGGRVVVDTGFRAEVADRVFLRVTDTGPGIPREMLSSVFEPFVQVDASHTRRSQGTGLGLTISRDLARGMGGDLRARSVVGEGSTFTLSLQRSGGGGGAGG